In Zingiber officinale cultivar Zhangliang chromosome 8B, Zo_v1.1, whole genome shotgun sequence, a single genomic region encodes these proteins:
- the LOC122016478 gene encoding probable methyltransferase PMT26, with the protein MPFVASSRMDSRRTSSYCSTTTIVVFVALGSLGLVAVWMMTSSIVVPTAISGTQSDTNGKVSRSDPTSFKSHSGEESSGDDSDNNVQNEANSFAEKTSETLINKVGVESSPKDKEDNKEESGDGSQTESFNDINEEETRETNKEAVGLDQDTKTGEKVNPKDKKTEEESKEAENDEKITEEKKSNQDEISDDGKTEDEKDSTVEEKLDQGGKNTQEFDGNEADQLKATGGNEDFPSGVQSELLNETNTQGATWSTQAAESKNEKEMQEGSSSKEETLDSSWKLCQVTAGIDYIPCLDNEAAIKMLHLTGHYEHRERHCPEEPPTCLVPLPNGYRPPIRWPMSRQKIWYNNVPHTKLAEVKGHQNWVKVSGEYTEFPGGGTQFIHGALHYIDFIQESLPDIAWGQRSRVVLDVGCGVASFGGYLFDRDVLTMSFAPKDEHEAQVQFALERGIPAISAVMGTKRLSFPSKVFDVIHCARCRVPWHIEGGMLLLELNRLLRPGGYFVWSATPVYRTDQENVGIWQAMTALTKSMCWEMVKKTSDTLNQVGLAIYRKPSDNKCYEQRTKDNPPLCQASDDPDAAWNITLQACMHKLPVDLTSRGKKWPEQWPLRVEKVPYWLNNSQLGVYGKPAPADFTSDYEHWKHVVRKSYVSGMGINWSTVRNVMDMRSVYGG; encoded by the exons ATGCCATTTGTGGCAAGCTCAAGGATGGATAGCAGAAGGACATCCTCATATTGCTCGACGACTACAATTGTCGTATTTGTCGCCCTCGGCTCCCTCGGCTTAGTAGCAGTGTGGATGATGACATCCTCAATAGTTGTCCCTACAGCTATATCTGGTACACAATCTGACACTAATGGAAAAGTTTCCAGGTCTGATCCTACCTCTTTTAAAAGTCATTCAGGAGAAGAGTCAAGTGGTGATGACAGTGACAATAATGTTCAAAATGAAGCCAACTCCTTTGCAGAGAAAACATCTGAGACACTGATAAACAAAGTAGGAGTTGAGAGTTCTCCAAAGGATAAAGAAGACAATAAAGAGGAGTCAGGTGATGGTTCTCAAACTGAGTCCTTTAATGACATTAATGAAGAGGAAACCAGAGAAACAAACAAGGAGGCTGTAGGTTTGGATCAGGATACTAAAACAGGTGAAAAGGTCAATCCTAAAGACAAGAAAACAGAGGAAGAATCAAAGGAAGCTGAAAATGATGAAAAAATTACTGAAGAGAAGAAATCAAATCAAGATGAGATATCAGATGATGGCAAAACTGAAGATGAAAAAGATAGTACAGTAGAGGAAAAATTGGACCAAGGAGGAAAAAATACACAAGAGTTTGATGGGAACGAGGCGGATCAACTAAAGGCCACTGGTGGCAATGAGGACTTTCCATCCGGGGTTCAATCAGAACTTTTAAATGAAACCAATACCCAGGGTGCTACATGGTCTACACAAGCTGCAGAATCAAAGAACGagaaggagatgcaagagggttCTTCCTCCAAAGAAGAAACTTTAGATTCTAGTTGGAAGCTTTGTCAAGTTACTGCAGGAATAGACTATATTCCTTGTCTTGACAATGAAGCAGCTATTAAGATGCTTCATTTAACTGGACATTATGAACACAGGGAACGACATTGCCCTGAGGAGCCCCCGACCTGCCTTGTTCCGCTGCCTAATGGATATAGACCACCAATTAGGTGGCCAATGAGTAGGCAAAAG ATATGGTACAACAATGTCCCTCATACCAAACTTGCAGAAGTGAAAGGACACCAAAATTGGGTGAAAGTTTCTGGAGAATATACTGAATTTCCAGGAGGTGGAACGCAATTTATACATGGTGCACTTCATTATATTGATTTCATTCAAGAG TCTTTGCCTGATATAGCATGGGGGCAACGCAGCCGTGTGGTTCTGGATGTTGGTTGTGGAGTGGCTAGCTTTGGTGGCTATCTCTTTGATAGAGATGTGCTTACTATGTCATTTGCACCCAAAGATGAGCATGAGGCTCAAGTCCAGTTTGCTCTAGAGAGGGGCATCCCAGCCATATCCGCAGTGATGGGTACTAAAAGACTGTCTTTTCCTAGTAAGGTCTTTGATGTTATTCATTGTGCCCGGTGTAGAGTTCCTTGGCATATTGAAG GTGGCATGCTCTTGTTGGAGTTGAACCGGTTGCTGCGCCCTGGTGGTTACTTTGTCTGGTCTGCAACTCCAGTTTACCGAACAGATCAAGAAAATGTTGGGATATGGCAAG CCATGACTGCATTGACAAAATCCATGTGCTGGGAGATGGTTAAGAAGACAAGTGATACGCTCAACCAAGTTGGTTTAGCTATCTATAGAAAGCCTTCTGATAACAAATGCTATGAGCAAAGAACCAAAGATAATCCTCCACTCTGCCAAGCATCTGATGATCCAGATGCGGCTTG GAATATCACACTCCAAGCGTGCATGCACAAGTTGCCTGTAGATTTAACTAGCAGAGGGAAGAAGTGGCCAGAGCAGTGGCCCCTAAGGGTGGAGAAGGTACCTTACTGGCTAAATAATTCTCAACTTGGGGTTTATGGAAAACCTGCACCTGCAGACTTTACATCAGATTATGAGCATTGGAAACATGTCGTTAGGAAATCATATGTCAGTGGAATGGGAATTAATTGGTCTACTGTGAGAAATGTCATGGACATGAGATCTGTATATGGAGGGTAA